Proteins from one Leptospira wolffii serovar Khorat str. Khorat-H2 genomic window:
- the omp85 gene encoding Omp85 family outer membrane protein codes for MFLRGFLLFYLVFASALVADERVAIDLSESKRLSKSELEEKREGMYLTGLPVFSEDPVRGQGYGARGYLYQNGNRSDPYFEFQPYKYRFGAQAYKTTKGAEYYEFTFDSPFLFDTAFRLKTSVSYSTNKNSQYFGIGTSTMRDLTYRERNQPDGTLKSGGSFSAREDALSFARPSPAGSVFPYESNREYNTYEFKSTTATFSIDETFWKAFRWIVAPELSQNVIRTFDYPNNRISGKSDYFSPATDPNTGWGSTYPNGTSKLTEDYQKGLIHGFHGGYVNYVHMGIAYDTRDFEPDPDSGVLLEMNYTASSKRAGSDFEFEKFFAQGKFFYMPFPKIFEELVIGGRAALHYTKGEDVPFSEYRYMWSIDGPINGLGGLQTLRGYRQERFIAPMIGFGNLEVRWRFGTMKFWDQLVTLSLVPFYDFGRVWDGYRDIGTIGYKFSYGTGLRIVWNQATVILIDYGKSREDSQLFIDVGHIF; via the coding sequence GTGTTTCTTCGTGGGTTTCTTTTATTCTACTTGGTCTTCGCTTCCGCCTTGGTGGCCGACGAAAGAGTCGCCATCGATCTAAGCGAATCCAAACGTCTTTCCAAATCCGAACTGGAAGAGAAAAGGGAAGGTATGTATCTTACCGGACTTCCCGTTTTTTCGGAAGATCCGGTCCGAGGCCAGGGATACGGTGCCAGGGGATATCTGTACCAAAACGGAAATCGTTCGGATCCTTACTTCGAATTCCAACCTTATAAATATCGTTTCGGCGCCCAGGCATACAAGACCACTAAGGGCGCCGAATATTACGAATTTACGTTCGATAGTCCTTTTCTTTTCGATACCGCGTTTCGTTTGAAGACGAGCGTGTCCTATAGCACCAATAAGAATTCCCAGTATTTCGGTATCGGGACCTCTACGATGCGAGATCTTACCTATCGGGAAAGAAACCAACCCGACGGCACTCTTAAAAGCGGAGGTTCTTTTTCCGCAAGAGAGGATGCGCTTTCTTTCGCCAGGCCTTCTCCTGCCGGTTCCGTCTTTCCTTACGAAAGCAATCGGGAATACAATACCTACGAATTCAAATCCACCACGGCCACCTTCTCCATTGACGAAACGTTTTGGAAGGCCTTCCGCTGGATCGTCGCTCCCGAATTATCCCAGAACGTCATTCGTACATTCGATTATCCTAATAATAGAATTAGCGGGAAATCGGATTATTTTTCTCCGGCCACGGATCCGAATACGGGCTGGGGTTCCACTTATCCGAACGGAACTTCGAAACTGACCGAAGATTACCAAAAAGGATTAATTCACGGCTTCCACGGCGGTTATGTGAATTATGTTCATATGGGAATCGCCTACGACACCCGGGACTTCGAGCCCGACCCCGATTCTGGAGTCCTTCTGGAGATGAATTACACCGCGTCTTCCAAAAGGGCGGGTTCCGATTTCGAATTCGAAAAATTCTTCGCTCAAGGGAAATTCTTCTATATGCCCTTTCCGAAAATTTTCGAGGAGCTTGTGATCGGAGGAAGAGCCGCCTTGCATTATACTAAAGGAGAAGACGTTCCTTTTTCCGAATACAGATATATGTGGTCCATAGACGGTCCTATCAACGGCCTAGGCGGTTTGCAAACCTTGCGAGGATACCGCCAGGAAAGATTCATCGCTCCCATGATCGGATTCGGCAATTTGGAAGTGCGTTGGAGATTCGGGACCATGAAATTCTGGGACCAGCTAGTTACCTTGAGTCTCGTTCCATTTTACGACTTCGGTAGAGTCTGGGACGGATACAGAGATATAGGAACGATCGGCTATAAATTCTCGTACGGAACAGGACTCAGGATCGTATGGAACCAAGCAACGGTTATCCTGATCGACTACGGAAAATCCAGAGAGGATTCCCAGCTATTCATAGATGTGGGACATATCTTCTGA
- a CDS encoding LBF_2127 family putative lipoprotein: MKIKRSFLPILLGISVFWNCAVDVKQVPRGGFPNPNPTAYNEPVYIGKFEVLDNTEIGYASAWKHAFRSSLLDNRVFSEVIANLPSEKRVANSLVLDVEISPNYEEKYNMWWTWPAIYPFTFTWPVQMRTGNYSITIRYSLYRDNQVLTQSKIEERSSETVTIYGFYNTTPFENMIETTNAKALVLCAANISKKLQ, encoded by the coding sequence ATGAAAATAAAGAGAAGTTTTCTTCCGATCCTTCTCGGAATTTCCGTATTTTGGAATTGCGCGGTCGATGTGAAACAAGTTCCGCGCGGCGGATTTCCCAATCCGAATCCTACCGCTTACAACGAACCGGTCTATATCGGAAAATTCGAAGTTCTGGACAATACGGAAATCGGATATGCTTCCGCCTGGAAGCATGCGTTTCGCTCTTCGTTACTGGATAATCGGGTATTCTCGGAGGTGATCGCAAATTTGCCTTCCGAAAAAAGGGTCGCGAATTCGCTCGTCTTGGATGTGGAGATTTCTCCGAACTACGAGGAAAAATACAATATGTGGTGGACCTGGCCCGCGATCTATCCGTTCACTTTTACCTGGCCGGTGCAGATGCGGACCGGAAATTATTCGATCACGATCCGGTATTCCTTATATAGGGATAATCAGGTCCTAACCCAATCCAAGATCGAGGAACGAAGTTCCGAAACGGTCACAATCTACGGATTTTATAATACGACCCCTTTCGAGAATATGATCGAAACTACGAATGCAAAAGCCCTGGTATTATGCGCCGCGAATATTTCCAAAAAACTGCAATAA